The following proteins are co-located in the Solanum pennellii chromosome 1, SPENNV200 genome:
- the LOC107004598 gene encoding zinc finger protein 3-like: MKKPSSFEASSISPTSEESHEVVTNTKKTKEKVVEGSQLKPYVGVSFDLKDHDGYDNNINTNCSNHELNFFSSTPAHASESSNEAKPKERRSSDTKTFSCNFCKREFSTSQALGGHQNAHKQERALAKRRNGLVDVVSPFVPHNYHPYYNPYSNFNSRIPFHGSFASRSSSLGVQGDSHAILKPTSCQKWPFFSSYNFPFNPEKWSSSSSFFRTENYNMGKIGTGSASLENSSNFENKKSGKGLNLMNSPIDVDNLDGNNYTKMKLGEEEEEKNNEEEEELDLTLKL; encoded by the coding sequence ATGAAAAAGCCATCTTCTTTTGAGGCTTCTAGCATATCGCCAACCTCAGAAGAATCTCATGAAGTTGTCACAAACacgaagaaaacaaaagaaaaagttgtgGAAGGCTCGCAATTGAAGCCATATGTTGGTGTAAGTTTTGATCTCAAAGATCATGATGGTTACGACAACAACATAAATACTAATTGTTCAAATCATGaactcaatttttttagttCTACTCCGGCTCATGCTAGTGAGTCTTCCAACGAGGCAAAGCCCAAGGAGAGGCGTTCCTCGGATACTAAGACTTTCTCTTGTAACTTTTGCAAGAGAGAATTCTCCACTTCCCAAGCCTTAGGGGGACACCAAAATGCTCATAAACAAGAGAGGGCATTGGCTAAAAGGAGAAATGGTCTTGTTGATGTCGTTTCACCTTTTGTCCCTCACAATTATCATCCCTACTACAATCCCTATTCAAATTTCAACTCACGCATACCATTTCATGGTTCTTTTGCTTCTCGATCATCATCTCTTGGTGTTCAAGGAgattctcatgcaattcttaaGCCTACTTCCTGTCAGAAATGGCCATTTTTTTCTAGCTACAATTTTCCATTTAACCCTGAGAAGTGGTCATCAAGCTCATCATTTTTTAGGACAGAAAATTACAACATGGGTAAAATTGGAACAGGAAGTGCTTCTTTGGAGAATTCCTCTAATTTTGAGAACAAAAAAAGTGGAAAGGGTTTGAATTTAATGAATTCACCCATCGATGTTGATAATCTTGATGGAAATAATTATACGAAAATGAAATTAggagaggaggaagaagaaaagaataatgaagaagaagaagagcttGATTTGACTCTAAAGCTTTAG